ACAATGCCTCAGGCACCCTTCAGTTGCCACGCTGGCCCCTCTGCTtgactgccaggggctggggctccaCCCGGGTTCAGCTCTGCTCACACAGAGCAGGTGATGGACTATAGCTTACAGAACGAGTAATGCAAGCATTTTAAGAACATGTACCAAACCCAGGCAAACAGAGGAAGGGCTAGAATTCCTGTCTGTAACATCCACAGCTGTGCCAGCTACGGGCAAGGCGGCGGGAGAGGGTTAAAACCGCATCCCTGTGACATACGGTTCGTGAGAAAAAGACCCCGAGGGTCAAAGCTGACCCCGGCAGAGAGGGCTGCGCCCcaggagagaagggggtgggggaagccctTTACTGAACAGGCTCCTGTCCAGCCTAGTTCCACAAGCTCTCAGAATCGCGGCACAGACCCCAAAAGTTTCTGTCCACTCTCCAAGCCCAAGGGTCCTCCCCAGCCAGAAAAACCCTAAAGTCCAAGTCGTGCGGCCCCAGGGACAAGTGTGTGTCGGCTTGGAAATGAGAGGGATCGTGCACGGTGCCCCGCCATGGCCTCCGCACTCACCCTTCAGGGCCACACGGTTCCGGCGGATGGCCATGATGGCATTGCGGATGTCCTCTTCGTCAGCGTTGGAGCTCACGTGCACCTCTTCAAAGTCCACCGGCACACATGCGTGCCTGGGGCAGAACTGGGTCAAGGTGGCGAGCCCCAGGCCTCCCCCACGCCTCTTCTAGGAAGCCCGCCTGGACTACTGGGTGCAGAGGCCTGGCCACCACCGCTGTCCACCCTGACCTGGCTCTGCCTGAGGGGAGACGGGGTCGACCTGCGCCAACTGACGGGGAGATACTTGAACTCTACAACACAGTTAGCAGCAGGACCGCTGCCACCTTCCTCGTGCCCGGGATCACAGGCACTGGGACAAAAGGCCTGGGCTTTCGGCCCTCCTGCCGCTGCCTCAAGGGGCGCTGGGGCAGAGCCCTGGCCAGTGGGCTTCTGGGCTGACGGTCCCTCTTGGCACAGTTCtcaagccccgcccccccgccgggGTATAAGCTCCCCTAGGGGTACGGGTCAAGGGGAGGTAGGCCCAAGGGCCGTGTACCTGAACACAGACTTGACATGCAACATGAGCTCTGGCCCGATGCCATCCCCTGGGATCATGGTCACCGTGTGCCGCCCACCATACTTAGCTGACGGAGGCTGGAGAGACGGGAAGGTGAGGGTGGGCCCGGTGGGCCAGCCAGTCATGAGGTTCCAGCTTGGGGTTACCTGACCCCGCCACCCCAGCCCAGACAAGTTAatcacggtgggggggggggttacttgGTCGGGAGAGTGGCGGCAGAAGCAgtccccacccccgcctggaCTTGGCTCAATCCCAGAGCAACTAAAAGCCCCAAAACTTAACAGGCAGATGAGAGGAATACTCACAATTGTCTGTTgctagaggagggacagaaaggaagaagacatgaatcaGCCAGGGTTGGAGGAACGAGGCTGTGCCCAGGGAACGGGGATACTGTGTAGTGCGCTttgggtgaggaggggtgggtgACCTCTGAGACTGTGCCTCAGAGAGAAGGACCCGGAGCGCCAGGGAACAAACAGGCAGGCACAGCACACAtacgtgcatgcacgcacacacctACGCACGCACAGACAGGTGCATATGTGCATAAACACTAGCGTTCTCgggcgcacacacatacacacgcgcgTACACGCTCTGGCAGGTACTTACGGAGAAGCTCCTCCGGGGGGCCTCGTGGGCACCTAGAACCTGGCGAAGAGAACCAGATGCCAGTGGTTGTTGTCCGGCCCAGAAAGTCGATTCGGTAAAGGCCAGCTGAACTCTTGGCAGGGAAGAGGAACCGTCCCCACCATGCCCAGCCAGGTCCCACGCGTCATCCCTccgcctcacccctgccccatcATGTGGTGAACGGCACGTGGTACGCACCCAAATGGCCCGAGAGCCTCCATTTCCCAAGGACCAGCCAGTCAAATCATCATGGAGGGTCGTGGCGACCCTCTATGCTTCCGTCAGCTCCGCAATCAGCTCTTAATCAACTTAAGAAATGTTTCTCTCTTGTGTTGTCTGATTCTTTATTAGCCAATAATTAGTCCTGCCCGGTGATGTTTGTTGTCTATAACGTGGAAAAGTTGGCACACTGCACGTGGCAAACCCTGGGGCGGCCACAACaaccattttgtcatttttaaaatcttttttccttatggggcgcctgggtggctcagtcggttaagcatccgactcttgattttggctcaggtcatgatctcacggttcgtggaatcgagccccacgtcgggctctgtgctgacagtgcggagcctgcttggggttctccctctctctccgtctcaaaataaacgagcgaaacttaaaaatttataaataaatcttgTTCCTTATTACAAAAACAACACACAGTCCTAACACGGAGATCAGAACAAAAAGATAGCACCCAGTCCCCTGTCCACCCAGAGACAGCCACTGTTGGCATCGTGGGAACGGCCCTCCGGAATCACAAGTCCAAAGCAAACGCGCCAGGGAAAATCTAACCATTTTTAGAAGAATAACAGACGCCAATCTCTCAGAGGGCTTTCACAAAGGACTGCAAAACTGCTCTGTGGCCTACGTGGAAGATGAATGTCCCCAACCCCCCGACTCAGAAACAGCCATGTTTGGCCACCCCAATGCCACGTCTGACAGCTTCAGAGTAAAAGCCATCCGAGTCAAAGGGGACAGCTGTTGAGCAGTGATCCATCTAGGGTCCCCGCACAGTCCTGGAGGTAGACACCTGTCTGCCACGTGCCACTGCGGAGGGCCTAGGCatcctcactctgctcctcctgctccccacctGGGAACACACCCGGTGTCTCTCAATCcaaagaggcaggggcagagccaAGGTCCTTTTTGTCACTTGGAGATGCTCTGCCGATTTCCCACTGGGGCAGCATCAGAGTATTCCAGCCAACGGCAGGGTCACCGTGGCCATCTTGCAAAGAGCCATACCTTCCTGCTAGAAGTCTAGAAAGCTCAGACAGAGGCTGATCATCCCCTCTGGGTTTCCCACACTGGTATTCACAAGGCGGCCACTCGCACAGGCTCTGGCGGCATAGGTGTGCCACTCACTCAGCCAAgccaggggccaggagggggGTGACTACTAGGACAAAAGGCTTCGGGGTATCTGCTCATCCATGTGGCCCCTGGATCTGCAGCCACAGGCACACTCAGGGCTTTCCAATTTTCCTTTCTAGCACCTGTCAGTATCTggactcatcttttttttttttttttttgagagagagagagagagagagagagagagagacagagagagagagagaaggcacacaagcaggggaggagcagagggagaggaagagaatcctaagcaggctccacactcagtgtggagcccaacccaTGAATTCACGACTgcagacgaaatcaagagtctgatgcttaaccacccaggcacccctggattcaCCTTACTTGTAGGCTCTCGATATGACTTGTGGAAGGAGGCTTCCACCGcctttcttccaggaagccttctctgatgcCCTAAGGCTGCCAAGTTGTTGGTCCCCCTTGGCTGACACAACCAGTCTCAGGGCAAGGCACTGCCCAGCTACCAACCATTCACTgtcccccccctccaccccaccaacCACAATATCCTTAGGTTGTCCCTAGCAACTGCCTCGGTCCCTCCCCAACCCCGAAGTCCTTGAGGGTGGAAGCCATATTGGTCCAATTTCCTACTGTCATCCCAAGACCGAACAGAATGCCCGGTCCAGAGCTCAGACATAAGAAACATTTCCTGAATTAATGAACGCgccagaaaatgaaggaagagatGGTGGGCTTGGGTGTCAGGGAGGCCTCGGTCTAAACCCACCATCTCTTGGTAGCAAACAGTTTAACCTTGCTGAGCTTCCTGTCTAAAACCCACGGAACAGAGGCACCCACTTCACGTGGCTGCTGGGAGGACGCAGCAAGCCATTTGGTCCCCAGCAGGGCAGGCCCACTCCTTCACTACACCAGCCCCTTAGGCCAGTTTTCATGGCTGATGTCCAGTGGTGGGGGCGGCATGCGGTGGACCCCTACAGCTCCCAGCAGTAAATCCTCCTGGGAGTCCGCTGGTGCTACGCAGGTAACTTGGCCACGGTGGTGAGCTGCCCCTTCACCTAGCTCTGTATCTGGGCCaccacccccaccgcccacctTGGATCACATCACCACCTGGGCTAAACCTCTCCCTCACCTGGTCCCGATGCTAGATGTTTCCTTCAGGCTTTAGCCAAAGCCCCAGAGAGCTCTCAAGATAGACTTACTCCCCTGACCTTGCTCAGGACAGATACAGGCACCTTCCCTCGAGGGCTTACACAGGTTCTACCTCACACCTACGCCACCCTGTGACGTTACCCATCAGAGACACCCAGTTGAAGGCAGGATGGGACATATGCGCAGGCCTGCCGCTCACTCGTTAAGCAGGGAGGTGGACCGTCAGCCATGCTGTGATGGCGCCACAGAAAGAAAGGGGTCCTGGGTGGTATGTGTTCCTGACAAAGGATTCCCATGCTCCACATCTTAGCGAGGCTCCTTTCCTTGGCATGTTTATGTTACATCAAGTGCCGATGGTGGCTGCATGTTTTCCCACAAGGTCCCAATCAGTCGGACCAAAGATCTACGGTTCATCTCTAAAGCTTCCCATACCCAGGACAACCAGTCTCAGGGCAAGGCACTGCCCAGCTACCAACCAttcactgccctccccccaccctaaCGTGGACACAAGCACACATAGAaggggaggtcagggagggcaCAAAAGTCTTCACCAAGACACCAAGGGAGCCCAGCTGCCAGAGCCGTCAGGGCCTCTGGCAAGTCCCTCATCAGCAAGTTAAGAGAAATGAGAATTTCATAAAGCATAAACTGTCAAAGGGTAGTCTTCCCGAGGGGTCAGAAGGCAGAGGCATAGCACATGCGTCCACAGGAGtgtcagcaaagtcacaggattcTGGAAGGTCAGGGTGGGCTAGATCCTTTGAGACGGGGGAAATTGGAACCCAGAGACAGGAGGGTGGCCACACTGTAGGTTAGTTGGGGGGAGCCAGGCCGGGAGGTCATACCTCTTGTCCCCTAAAATCAGTCTTGGCTCGCTGATGCTTCGGATGGCTTCTGACCCACCCAGGGACTAAGTTATCCTCATTTAAGTGTGTAAAAAGAGAGGAATGAGACTTGAGTGAATAACCAAGGTCCTAAACGGAGAACTGCGGAAACAAAGCCCCCACGGCCACCCCACCTCACCAGCGTCAGAAAATCTAACTCCCTCCCATTCCGGACGCCTGGGGGATGAAAAAGCATCTGGAACTATAAAAATGTCGGGGGGGGGTGATGCACTTGGCAAAATTCGGTTCTCCAACTCCACTGGGACAAGTGACAAAAAGGTCCGCAACAGAAAAACCCGAGGAGGTACTGGGGCTAGGAACAGGATTCCTGAGGCCGCAAGAGGAAGGCGGGCCGGGACACGTGACCGCTTCGGCAGGGCTCCCACAATATACTAGGGAGTTGACACTCTGCCGGCCGCTGCccgctctccccgcccctccgggGCTCCCCCCGCCCAAGACCGAGACCCCTGGGAAAGCCCAACAAAGGGCCCACTTGATCCAATCCCCTCACTGACAGCGGAGGCAGCCAATCAACTCCGGCGCGTAGCCCTCACCCCGCCCCTCACGGGGCCCACAGCCAATCGGGCTCCAAGACGCTCCGCAAGCCAGCCGCCCTCGGCCCGGCCCAGCGAGCGCTGAAGCTGTCCCCGCGGACCGCTGCCCCTTCTCACCTCCCAAGGACGGCAGAGGAGGGCCGGTCTGAGCACCGCTTTCGCAGCGCCACCGATGACTGCCGCCACCTTCAGCGCCATGACGGAAAGTGAGAACCGCCGCACGTCCAGACACGTAGACACCGCTCTCGCGAGAGCTTGGCAGGGCGCGAAGTGCCGGGAGCCGGCATGGACCCAGTAGTGCGCACGCGCGCTGACGCGCCGGTTCTCACGCCCCCTTCCGGCGCAGAGagcgccgccgcctccgccgccgctgccgctgccgccgccgccgctgccgccgcccgTCGCCGTCGCCATCTTGATGGGGCGGCCACCGAGGCCTCTGGTCTGGGGAGGGGACACGTCAGTGCCGCCTGTGGCGTCACTGGCCCGCCGGCGCCTGATTGGCTGCCCCCGCTGCTTACGCGTCGCGCTTCCTCGTCTGCCCCTCGTGTCCAGGGGagtctcttcctttttccctcgGCAGAGAAGAGGCGATGGCGGCGCTGGCATCTCTCGGCGCCCTGGCGCTACTCCTGCTGTCCAGCCTCTCCTGCTGCTCAGGTAGCGGCCTGGCCGGAGCCCCTTTCTGGCGAGCCTCTCTCCCACGACTGGTGGTgcgtggggggaggaggggtgcggGCGAAGCGGGGTTCTGGGCCTTCTTCCTCCGAGAGGCAGGTGGCCCCGGGGCGCGGCGACCGAGGCCACCACACGCTCCTGCACCACACACGTTTACCCAGCAGCCAGGCTGCTGGAAGAAACAGCCAAAacttcccaacccccccccccccaccgtccgCCCCTCCGAGGAAGAGCACCAGAGTCTGTCTCGTTCCCAGCTCCAGCAGGGAAAATGACATACGTCCCTGCTCCCACCGGAGTTCCCAgtcctggagggggtgggggtgggggtggtcggACAAGAGCAAAACTCGGCAGCGCAGGGCTATCCGAGTGAAAGACTAGGCTAGTGGGAGAGGAGCCACCTGACCCGGTGCAGTGGGGCCAGGCCTCCCCAGGAAGGGAGCTGTAAGTGAAGAGAGGAAGCGGGGATGGGGCCCGGCAGAAGGACCATGAACGTGGGCAAGTTAGattggaaaagagggaaggaaggggaaaagggtgggggagggcttgAGTGCCGGGCCAGACCCTTGACTTTTTCTCTGAGGCCCTGGTGTATTCTTACAGGGCTTTTCAGCAGAGTTGAGCCACGGTCAGATCTACATGTACATTCTTGAGAGATTCTTAACACCTGGTGGCGGggttgaactcaggaactggagTCCAGAAGCGTGTTGAGGAGGAGGTCCTTGCAGGAGCCAGCGCTAAGTCTGGGGGGCCTGAGTCAGGGGTACTTCGTACACATTCACTTTACCTATGCGCCACACCACGCCGCCACTTGGGCCAGTGCCTTTGGTGCCTGGAGGGTTTCATCAGCCTAACTGGCTTCCCTACTTGCGCCCTTCTCACCTGCCCCTCAGGAATTACCCATGGTGTAGCCAGTGGTGTCTGGAAGGGACAAACCTGAGTGTAGAACCCTGTGGTGCTCCACAAGGTCCTTAGGAAAAAAGCCAAGCTTAGCGGGGCACAGATGTGGCCCCTGAGAACCAGCCCCCACTAACATTCCCAGGCATCTTCCTCCTGTTGCCCAGCTGCAAAGCTTCTCTGTCTGCCTCATGCGTGGCTGTGCCAGGACACATTCAGAGAGCAGCTGGCTGAGAACTTTCCCACTGGTAGCATCTGCTTGGCACCCTGTGATTTAGGCagtgtccttccttccctgcagCCTCGAGCAGCGTGATGATGGCTGAGGCAGCCTCTTTTCTCTCAGGGCAGCCCTGTTAAAGGGTACAAGCTGTGCCCGTTTTCTTCCCTCGGAGACACTGGGGCCAGTCTTGGCCTTCTGCCAGccgtgggtgggggcagagacccTTGCATCTCAAGCCCTCACGGGTTGCAAGCTGCACCATGCTTGGTGTCTGTGGAGGGTGCCTTCAATAAACCGGCCGGGGCTGTGCACGGCTCTGAATCGAGGTCCGGCTGCAACCCCAAGCCCTCGCATGGCTTCCGTGTCCATAGGTCCAGCCACAGGCCCCAGTTGTGCAGTGAGTCTGTCCTGCTGCTGCCGCCTCCACCCCCTCTCACGTGCGTGCTCGCTCACCTGCTCTTCTTTTGCCCTTACGTTGAGGTTCCGCCTGTACGAAGCCTTCGCAGCCCTGGCCTTCCTTCAAGGCCATCCCACCCTACCCCTTCCACCGCCACTGCACTTCTGACTGAGCGTTCGGATCTGTCTCTCACATCCCACCTGACAGGTTCCAAAGGGCCCCGTGTGTCAGCCGACAAGGTCTGGGAAGTGGGTCTGGGCGGTCCCTTCTGCCCCCCAGCCCAGCACCCACCAGTTGGGCCTTACGTAAGCACgtctgcctcctccccacagcAGAGGCCTGCGTGGAGCCCCAGATCACCCCTTCCTACTACACCACCTCGGATGCCGTCATTTCCACCGAGACCGTGTTCATCGTGGAGATCTCCCTGACGTGCAAGAACAGGGTCCAGGTGAGGCAGGGTCCAGGGGGGATTCAGCCAGAGCCAGAGGTCCACAGGGAGCCTGGGACCTTGGGCGTCAGGTCCTCACGGGCAGTTGATGGGATCAGACCCAGGGACCCATGTAGACAGAGGGAGATTGAGGATTTTGACTTAACGGGTAGAGGAGGAGGGTAGGGCACAACCAGGCCAGACTGTGTGAAGCAGGTGTTAAGAGAACATTTTCCTAGTCTGCCTCGGTGTGGAAACGTAGGTAGATGTCTTGCTGTGCCTTGTAAGGGTACTGGGAAATGAGAAACAGCAGAGGTTTGGCCCCTGAGCGCCCATAGCCCTTTCCTGGTTGCTGTTTGCCTAGGTGGTCTTTTCTGAGTGCAACACTCCTTGGGTGGCTCGGGGGCACCCCCTGACCCCAACACCCTCTCCCAGGCTCAGAGGAATGAGTACACTTCCGTTACCCCACCCGTGTTCACGGTTAACAGGCTTGCCGTGGGTTAGGGAGGTTGGGCCATAGCGGGGATGAGCCCCCCTCATAGGTAGACGTGCAGAGGCAGTAACAGCATCAACGGGGGTCGGCTTCCTGGCATCGCTCCGGTTGCGGCAGGCCTAACTCCACGGCTCTTACGTGGTGCCCCCTGCCAGACACAGTGTGGTCCCCACGTGTGCCCAGCCTCCCTGCCCACAGGCCACGAGTGCTGCTGTGAACAGCACAGTGGGGTTTCTgctgacgggggtgggggggtgggggggtgggggggagtggggggggaggagaaggtgaCTCTCTCTTTGTCCCGTCCCAGAATATGGCTCTTTATGCTGATGTCAGTGGAAAACAATTTCCCGTGACCCGGGGCCAGGACGTGGGACGTTATCAGGTAAGGGATGCTGATGCCGCGGTTGTCATTTGGGGGGAGGCCACCTGCCCACCGGCATGACTTTGAAGCCCTAGGGATGGCCCAGTGGAGCAGGATTGCGGTTGTTTGACTCAGGCCGCGGGTGGTGGTACTGTGTCAGTGCTGCCGGGGGGCCTGGATGTGTCCACTGTGCCCACCTCGGTCAAACCTACCCAACCCAGGTGTCCTGGAGCCTAGACCACAAGAGTGCCCATGCAGGCACCTATGAGGTCAGATTCTTTGACGAGGAGTCCTACAGTCTGCTGAGGAAGGTGAGTATCAGCGACCCGGAGCCCCGCCCAGGCCTACAGGAGGGAGGGTGCACCTCACTTCCACGGCCACCTTCGCCCTGTAGTGCCTCTTACCCGAGCTCCGGGCCACTAGGGGCCTTGCCTTCACAGAGAAGGCTGACccagggtcggggtgggggggtggcacgCCTTCCTGACCACCTGCCACGCCTGTGCTCGCACCTTCCGTGTTTCTCTCTTGCCCGGCTCTTCTGTCTTCCGTGGCTTGGGCCAATGTTCCCGCTCGTCcaacctctccccaccctgcctggcGGCACCCCTGACCCCAGCATCTCTTGCAGGCTCAGAGAAATAATGAGGACATTTCTATCATCCCACCCCTGTTCACAGTCAGTGTGGACCATCGGGTAAGCGTGCTGAAGAGGCCGGCCGGTCTCAGGGGAAGCAGGGAGCATGCCGCAAGCCTTGCcctttttgaggggtggggacgGGCCGGGAGAGGGTCGGTGTGCCTTTGCGCCCTAGAGGGCAGGTGGCCGGGGCTGGCTGGTTCCTCGCCCTTCTCTCCCCTGAGGTGGCTTTGGTCTCCTTTCTTGCAGGGCACCTGGAATGGACCCTGGGTCTCTACCGAGGTACTGGCTGCAGCCATCGGCCTGGTGATCTACTACCTGGCCTTCAGTGCCAAGAGTCACATCCAGGCTTGAAGGTGGCACCGAGGGGCCCTCCTTGCTACTTTCAATAAACAGTTGCTGGCTGTCACCGGTATTCGGGACGTGGGCTCCCGACTTGCGTTGTCGTGCCTTCTGCACATGCGCAGAGCTGGGCCACCGGTCCCCTTAGCCACCTGGATGGCGCAGGCACTGGCTGGGGCCTCACTCTGCTGCCACAGGCTGTCCTTCCTTGGCCCCAGTTAGGCCTTCCCTGCCCGGTGCCCACGGTGTCTGccttctgcctctcccagctACCCGCATAGGTTTGGGCAGGCCGTGGGGTTGCGCTTCTACCAGCACCTGTTGTCTTCTGGCAGAGGGGACGGCCTCGTTCTCTCCTGCCCTCACCTGGCCGCTGCACGGCAGGGTCTCTGTGGCCCGCCTGGGAGAGGGCCCGGTGACCTGCCAGCAGAAGGGCAGCTGCCCAGAGAAAGTCAGGGGCCGTGGCCAGCTTCCCTGGAACGTGGCAGTCAGCAGCACGCGTAGGTACAGCGCCACCTGCGCGGAGCCCCGGGCTCGAGCCGCGCTCCTGAGCGCGTACCTCCCGCGCTGTTGCCGTGGGGTGTCGTGGGCCCCCCTACTCGCTGGTGCGGCTAAGACCGCTGCACCTGGTGGCGGGCGGTGGGGTGGTCCCTCCAGGTCCCGCACCCCACCTCCGTGTTGCCTCCCCCTGTGCTCTCACTTCATGGTGTCCGGCGGGACGCATAGAAGGCACAGGAAAGTGGAAGGAAAGGTGACGTGAGTCCTCACGTCTCTGAGGAGCCAATCTCGCCTCTTCCAGTTCGTCCTGCATCTCGTCTCAGTGCCCCGTCTCCCCTGAGCACCTAGTGCTCTGTGGCACTGGGAGGGCCCGGGTGTGTGGAGGGTGGCTTGTGACCTGGGACTGCCTGGGGACCTCCTTCGGGCTAGGGGACACCAGCCTCTCCCCGCTCCTTGACTCTCAGTCCTCGAAGTGGGTGGGGACAAAGTGACAGGAATGGAGGCTGTGGGGAAGGGCTGCCTCCTTCCCAGAAACAGGGGTGGTGCAGCAGGAGACTTGGGGCCGAGAGTCCCCCGAGGGTCAGGCGAGGCTAGGACTGCTGGCTGATGGGCTTCCCGAACTTCCGGGAAACCAGCGGTGGGTGGTTCGGGGGGCGCCCGCTGGCAGGGATTGCTGCTCCCCCGCCTTGCCGaggggtgaagggggaggggtTCTGCCAACAACCTGTGCCAGGCACGCAGGGCGAACAGTGGTCGCTTGTGGCTGCCCGGTGGCTCTTTGATTCCGCTCCACGGCAATAGGACCCAAAAGTGACGTCCGTTCCAGGGCAGCAATAGCTAAGGGTTGCTGGCCCTCCTGGTGCCACCTCTCCCAGGACCCCTGGTGCCAGCTTCCACGTGGCAAGGGACTCCACACAGTTTATGGGCCTGTCCTGGCCCACATCCCAAGAACACTGGGCTTCCGGCACTCTCTCCTCCCAGACAAAAATGGGGTGCCTTTAGAGCCATCAGAGTGAGTCCCTCAGCAGCCAGAGAGGTTGGCCCGTCTCCAGTTGGCTTCCAGCCAGTTTTCCCGCAGCCGGGGCCAGGCTTTTGGGGCCCCATCCTctatggggcctgcttggggccCAGTTGGCCCCTCTGCAGAACAGATGTGCCTAGTGCTGGGCTCCAGAGGCCTAGGAGGGCTGAGAAAGCCTGTCCCCAGCCCCAACCCCTTCCTTTCCCATCTGCCCCTTTTCACCAACaagccctttcctccctccccatgTGCTGGGGTTCCAGGCCTGCGGTGTGATGGCACATCACACCGGgccttctccccccgcccccccccccccccccccccccccagctgtggCCCGCCCTCAGGGCCCAGCCTTTCCCACAGAGCAGGTGGCTTCTGGAAACACTGGGATTTCCCGCTCATACCCATCTCAGTCAATCAGGGGGATTAATGAGAGGCCTACACTGATGTTTCAATACAATTTTAATGCCTCCTTGTGCACTTCGGCTGCTGGCAGTGTCCTGCGTGTGCTTGGGAGACAGCTCCTTCACTGCTGTGCTGCCCACCCCAGGGGGCACTGCACACAAGACGAGCTGGGGCCCCTGGAGTTGCGGTCTTTGGGGCCCTGGTCCCCCACCCAGCACTTAGCACATGCCCAGTTGCTGCACTGAACGGAACCTCAAACATCTGGCTGCCCC
The window above is part of the Panthera tigris isolate Pti1 chromosome X, P.tigris_Pti1_mat1.1, whole genome shotgun sequence genome. Proteins encoded here:
- the SSR4 gene encoding translocon-associated protein subunit delta isoform X2; this translates as MAALASLGALALLLLSSLSCCSEACVEPQITPSYYTTSDAVISTETVFIVEISLTCKNRVQNMALYADVSGKQFPVTRGQDVGRYQVSWSLDHKSAHAGTYEVRFFDEESYSLLRKAQRNNEDISIIPPLFTVSVDHRGTWNGPWVSTEVLAAAIGLVIYYLAFSAKSHIQA
- the SSR4 gene encoding translocon-associated protein subunit delta isoform X1, with the translated sequence MAALASLGALALLLLSSLSCCSAEACVEPQITPSYYTTSDAVISTETVFIVEISLTCKNRVQNMALYADVSGKQFPVTRGQDVGRYQVSWSLDHKSAHAGTYEVRFFDEESYSLLRKAQRNNEDISIIPPLFTVSVDHRGTWNGPWVSTEVLAAAIGLVIYYLAFSAKSHIQA